The Gambusia affinis linkage group LG11, SWU_Gaff_1.0, whole genome shotgun sequence genome contains a region encoding:
- the LOC122839733 gene encoding A-kinase anchor protein 12-like → MTEQYASEQAPQKDLGSKIHETDSHEVIETNVSSKLADISTRSFKKEAAEKPKLQTLGDDDTSVQDKETFSEVKVSEKQHIIPDREFPVPEEVPQKTLSTKMRRQRFAKTKEASDKKTPSESIAVEDETEAETLRKGSKPKTVQRFIDQKSPHPAEECTKTQTVTELHQVTISTVKDKTPEVSSLKESKCVQEEEKVKEESLEEVELLAVDEQTSQVDGDLKDSRSSKEKRQKLMKTKDAVDNQLPRKTVSTKEGLPIKDKMPDIGEQNKVASKQPTELTGDQEINEGDFPPKEENLIKFAKATDVLQKEVPSKPVKNKKTAKCNEQKEQPASGSIIVLDQINISKVTDKMLKVSPLKEKIATQEQAEIKVSQINTEETIEKTEKMQEGRKSEFLLIEEVKDFSGVSPEKSVFSNLESSADNLQKEIPSEPVKTKKTRKGDEQQTAEEMLTTETMSKPQGLIVEQEQINISTVTDKMLKVSLLKEKQATQELMERKVSQINTEEKETEKLPEMRLSEFSVIEEVKEADVSPEESVLSKFAKSTDALDRYIPLKPAVAVDKTIKLTVSEDKTTVGDEETPKPPNIKETESASGETKDLGAPKIFISSDNKTQKFPQTIDISDEDFSLVMDKSRKNIKDDLLDKDKEQVHQPTDDDMLPKMRIDKFQGSTIEQDQITTSVVKDRTLKVSPEQSTSEIMTEDKQILSKTICCLDKANLTSVNDRTDKPLPRATKQERPAENLSEIQEGGFATGEAEGFPKEIKEMDPAVEATDQNIQPKLVRDKHKTKTDRRGKSRKQQFKVKVLDEADVPANIEETSVRKEVQVDLKVAEGSTLTEEALKTKKLRNADEFQSSLKAQDTEDQASRIEENVSKQEPSKKPKPVSSQLEKHKTFAVKGVHATEEIADESEGFQSTREELEKVQRKITEVPVGQEDAEIQQRPEDKIRDLKIFNKPEKTEVLGNISIEKQLRDAENAEDVTEMDKTTTIHPAEEMKNSNTETEAARKGQKTEKSCQISQEATEEEKLDQTEITQDVTRKKSKSLKEKDTKFQDKEWKATVFKQEYGRFTPAEEAETPKPLMKVSVAPVMEVAFETSGIAIDDNEPLSLKKSKQIKVEDAADKLPTRVEEDKLKSQVRSEPEAKEVPLEKVNVLDKPASFLPKRVNQTETKDGELSGMVRVKQEYGEISQLFPETKQQQKAVAAATLMEIPSEKHLITDVGDFKSDHLHRSTAPDNLETSVETVTEKMFDLVSPEVIEKKVKNLTTDKASEDKTQQRVKRREKSPIESFTSKTETVRDYFHDISQTAVMEQQEAEQKVSKTPVMDVAYEKSMHARAQDMLDIQTYISPDSQVKDVRPGEIVYTSGDVSVLIERTTKDRIHALDQPEEIEVNIRKTGKLETGRKSFIETETLQSQDESDKPISPEDLSSQITAYRGDKSETTIQAKTVPAKEKLATISGGKKVSLTSTPEVMFKESDTTEGRRKYLKDSKTSEQPIEPNMSAGVRKDKQAERELTQGRPIFEPSVTDKPKVSTTGHPSEHTRTTTHIHSVLPKTHETRTETERQGMQSVTETKGLTAEPEEKENLFLQETSRGTEEGNYH, encoded by the coding sequence ATGACAGAACAGTATGCATCAGAACAAGCTCCTCAGAAAGATCTAGGCTCAAAAATTCATGAAACTGATTCACATGAGGTCATTGAAACAAACGTCTCATCAAAACTCGCTGACATTAGTACCAGGAGTTTCAAAaaagaagctgcagagaaaccaaaactgcagaCATTAGGTGACGATGACACTTCAGTTCAAGACAAAGAAACTTTTAGTGAAGTCAAAGTTTCTGAAAAGCAGCACATAATACCAGACAGGGAGTTCCCAGTTCCTGAGGAAGTCCCTCAGAAAACATTATCCACCAAGATGAGAAGACAGAGATTTGCTAAAACTAAAGAAGCTTCAGACAAAAAGACACCATCAGAAAGCATCGCAGTGGAGGATGaaactgaagcagagacacTTAGAAAAGGTAGCAAACCTAAAACAGTTCAGAGGTTTATCGACCAGAAATCACCACATCCAGCTGAGGAATGtacaaaaactcaaactgttaCTGAACTACATCAGGTGACAATTAGTACAGTTAAAGATAAAACTCCTGAAGTTTCTTCTCTTAAAGAGTCTAAATGTgtgcaggaagaagaaaaagtaaaagaggaAAGTTTAGAAGAAGTTGAATTGCTAGCAGTTGATGAGCAAACTAGTCAAGTAGACGGTGATCTGAAGGATTCAAGATCAtctaaagagaaaagacaaaaactaatgaaaactaAAGATGCTGTGGATAATCAACTAccaagaaaaactgtttcaacaAAGGAAGGGCTGCCAATCAAAGACAAAATGCCTGACATAGGTGAACAAAATAAAGTGGCCTCAAAACAACCTACAGAGTTAACTGGTGATCAAGAAATCAATGAAGGGGATTTTCCTCCAAAGGAAgaaaatttaataaagtttgCGAAAGCTACAGATGTTTTACAGAAAGAAGTTCCATCAAAACcagttaaaaataagaaaacagctAAATGTAATGAGCAAAAAGAACAACCAGCATCTGGGTCGATCATTGTACTAGACCAGATAAACATCAGTAAAGTTACtgataaaatgttgaaagtttCTCCCCTTAAAGAGAAAATAGCAACACAGGaacaagcagaaataaaagtttcacaaataaacacagaagaaaccattgaaaaaacagaaaaaatgcaagaagggagaaaatctgagtttttaCTCATTGAAGAAGTGAAAGATTTCTCTGGCGTTTCTccagaaaaatcagttttctcaAACCTTGAGAGCTCTGCGGATAATTTACAGAAAGAAATCCCATCAGAACCagttaaaactaagaaaacgAGAAAAGGTGATGAACAACAGACAGCTGAAGAAATGTTAACTACAGAGACAATGAGCAAACCTCAAGGGTTAATAGTTGAACAAGAACAGATAAACATCAGCACAGTTACtgataaaatgttgaaagtttCTCTCCTTAAAGAGAAACAAGCAACACAGGAATTAATGgaaagaaaagtttcacaaataaacacagaagaaaaagaaacagagaaactgcCAGAAATGAGACTATCTGAGTTTTCAGTCATTGAGGAAGTGAAAGAGGCAGATGTTTCTCCAGAGGAATCAGTTTTATCCAAGTTTGCAAAATCAACAGATGCTTTGGACCGATATATTCCTTTAAAACCAGCAGTAGCTGTGGATAAAACCATAAAACTAACAGTCAGTGAAGACAAAACGACGGTTGGTGATGAAGAAACGCCTAAACCACCAAACATCAAAGAAACTGAATCAGCATCTGGTGAAACCAAAGATTTAGGTGCtccaaagatttttatttcctcagacaataaaacacaaaagtttccCCAAACAATTGATATTTCAGATGAAGACTTTTCACTTGTAAtggataaaagcagaaaaaatattaaagatgatTTACTTGACAAAGATAAAGAACAAGTACATCAACCAACAGATGATGATATGTTACCCAAAATGAGAATTGACAAGTTTCAGGGTTCGACCATTGAACAAGACCAGATAACAACCAGTGTAGTTAAAGACAGAACTTTGAAAGTTTCTCCAGAACAATCGACATCTGAGATCATGACTGAAGACAAGCAAATCCTGTCAAAAACCATCTGCTGTTTGGATAAAGCCAACCTTACCTCTGTCAATGACAGAACTGACAAACCATTACCTAGAGCCACGAAGCAAGAAAGACCTGCAGAAAATCTGTCAGAAATCCAAGAAGGTGGGTTTGCAACAGGTGAAGCTGAGGGTTTTCCAAAGGAAATAAAGGAAATGGACCCAGCTGTAGAGGCAACAGACCAAAACATTCAACCAAAATTAGTCAGagataaacacaaaactaaaactgacagaagaggaaaatctagaaaacaacaatttaaagtaaaagtcTTAGATGAGGCTGATGTTCCAGCTAATATAGAAGAAACTTCAGTTAGGAAAGAGGTTCAGGTAGACCTAAAAGTAGCTGAAGGGAGCACATTAACAGAAGAAGCCCTGAAGACCAAGAAGTTACGAAATGCGGATGAGTTTCAATCATCTCTTAAGGCTCAAGACACAGAAGATCAGGCATCTCGGATTGAAGAGAATGTATCCAAACAGGAACCTTCAAAGAAACCTAAACCAGTTTCATCTCAGttagaaaagcacaaaacattcGCAGTTAAAGGCGTTCACGCCACAGAGGAGATAGCTGATGAGTCGGAGGGCTTTCAATCGACACGAGAAGAACTGGAAAAAGTGCAGAGAAAGATAACGGAGGTGCCTGTTGGACAGGAAGATGCTGAAATACAACAGAGACCAGAAGATAAAATCAGAGACTTAAAGATCTTTAATAAACCAGAGAAAACTGAAGTTCTGGGAAATATTTCAATAGAGAAACAGCTAAGAGATGCAGAAAATGCAGAAGACGTTACTGAAATGGACAAAACCACCACAATTCATCCAGCTGAGGAGatgaaaaactcaaacacagaaactgaagctgcaagaaaaggacagaaaacagaaaaatcctgcCAGATTTCACAAGAAGCAACTGAAGAAGAGAAGTTGGACCAGACAGAAATTACACAAGATGTTACAAGAAAGAAATCCAAATCTCTCaaagaaaaagatacaaaatttCAAGACAAAGAGTGGAAGGCAACTGTTTTCAAACAGGAATATGGACGGTTTACTCcagctgaagaagctgaaacACCAAAACCTTTAATGAAAGTTTCTGTGGCTCCTGTGATGGAGGTTGCCTTCGAAACATCTGGTATAGCCATAGATGACAATGAACCCTTGTCTCTGAAGAAGTCTAAACAAATAAAGGTAGAAGATGCAGCAGACAAGCTGCCTACAAGAGTAGAGGAAGACAAATTAAAGTCTCAAGttagatcagaaccagaagccAAGGAGGTTCCTCTTGAAAAAGTTAACGTTCTTGACAAACCAGCTTCATTTCTTCCCAAACGCGTGAACCAAACCGAAACAAAAGATGGAGAACTTTCCGGGATGGTAAGAGTAAAACAAGAATATGGAGAAATTAGCCAGctttttccagaaacaaaacaacagcagaaagcAGTCGCAGCTGCAACTTTGATGGAGATACCATCTGAAAAACATCTCATCACTGATGTTGGTGACTTTAAATCAGACCATTTACACAGATCTACAGCTCCTGATAACTTGGAGACAAGTGTTGAAACAgtaacagagaaaatgtttgacttagTCAGTCCAGAGGTTATAGAGAAGAAGGTGAAAAACCTCACAACAGACAAAGCTAGTGAagataaaacacaacagaggGTGAAGCGTAGAGAAAAGTCACCAATCGAAAGCTTTAcatctaaaacagaaacagttagAGATTATTTTCATGACATTTCCCAGACTGCAGTGAtggagcagcaggaagcagagcaAAAAGTTTCAAAGACGCCGGTTATGGATGTGGCGTATGAAAAATCAATGCATGCACGCGCACAGGATATGCTAGACATACAGACATATATATCCCCTGATTCTCAAGTAAAGGATGTTAGACCAGGAGAAATTGTTTACACATCGGGTGATGTTTCTGTTCTGATAGAAAGAACCACAAAAGATCGAATACATGCATTAGATCAGCCTGAAGAGATTGAAGTGAATATTAGGAAAACAGGAAAGcttgaaacaggaagaaaatcaTTTATTGAAACAGAAACTTTGCAAAGTCAAGATGAATCAGACAAACCAATCAGTCCTGAAGACCTTTCTTCACAAATTACTGCATATAGAGGAGATAAATCTGAAACTACAATTCAGGCAAAGACGGTTCCAGCGAAAGAAAAGTTGGCAACTAttagtggaggaaaaaaagtctcTCTGACGTCAACACCCGAAGTGATGTTTAAAGAATCGGACACAactgaaggaagaagaaaatatcttaaagatTCAAAGACGTCAGAGCAACCAATTGAACCCAACATGTCTGCTGGTGTTCGTAAAGACaaacaggcagagagagaaCTAACCCAAGGTCGGCCTATCTTTGAGCCCTCAGTAACAGATAAACCCAAAGTTAGCACCACTGGTCACCCATCTGAacacaccagaaccacaacaCATATCCACTCAGTGCTTccaaaaacacatgaaacgAGAACCGAGACAGAACGCCAAGGAATGCAGTCCGTCACAGAAACGAAGGGTCTGACTGCGGAAccagaagagaaagaaaatctcttTCTTCAAGAAACGTCCAGAGGTACAGAGGAGGGAAACTATCACTGA